The DNA window GAAAAACAAAAGGAGGGTGACACATGAAACGACAAGCCTTTACGCTCATCGAGCTGCTGGTAGTCATCGCGATTATCGCGATACTGGCAGCCATCCTGTTCCCGGTGTTCGCACAAGCTCGGGAGAAGGCGCGGCAGGCAACCTGCACCAGCAACATGAAGCAAATCGCGACCGCATGGCTCATGTATTCGCAGGACTACGATGAGACAGGCTCACCGATGTGGGTGAAGAGTAACCTGCGTACAGGCTGTGGCGGTTCCGGGGACCTGATAAACCCCAATTTCCGCGCTCCCTATTCTGGCACACCGTGGGGACAGTACTGGCCTGACCTCATTTACCCCTACGTCAAGGCAGGGCGCGCGGCAAATTATGATGCTGCTGGCAATCCCATCTCGAAGGGCAACCGCGCAGTGTTCACCTGTCCTTCTGGGGACTCTCGCCTGACTATACCCGGCGGCACCAGCGGGTGGGGGTCACTGACTTATGGCATCAACCAGAGCTACGTCAACTATGACCCCATTAATCCCGAAAGCGCGTGGAACGCACCAGGCGGGGGGCCCGACTTCCTGTGCGGGCAGGACCCCGGCTGCCAGAGCTGGGGTTGGGGCTGTTCGAAGGGCGCCACCATCGCCAAGCTCACCAACCCTGCTGACACCATTATGTTTATGGAAGGTCTTGTCGGTGCAGGACCCGGCTGGTTCGGTGGCTGCTGCAGCCTGGACAACTACCCGGGCACGCGCGAGACGGTGATGGCTGGTATGGCTGCTGCCTATCCGGCGGAGGGTGGCTTCCCTGCTGGCTATCATCCCAACCGTCCCCTGAAGCGGCAGCGGCTGGACGGTGTGGGCAGCTTCTGGGACTATGCTAGCGGCACCCTCAACGATGACGGTACGGTGATGCCAGTGCCTCTGTCCAACGACCGCGTGCTGTACGTGCATAACGGCGTGGCGAACTTCGTCTTTGCCGACGGGCACGTGAAGGCGCAGCGCGTGACTTACATGCGACAACACACTGCGTCGTCTCATTAAAGGTCATTTGCGGGATGGCGACCAGTCGCCATCCCGCCGGACAGGAGGTGGACAAGGTGCCGCAAGTGATTCGCAAAGACCAGCAGTCCAAGCTACAGCGGGAAGTCTCTCCACCAGTGATTATCTTAGCGGCGGTGGTGTTGCTGGTGTTACTGGTCTTCCTGTTTGACCGCTTTGTCACGCCAATCGTGCCCCGGCGGCAAATGAGCGAACAGGAGGCGTGGGAGAAGCGGCTAAAAGAGATGCAGCAAGCCATGCCACAAGGCGGATGGGCGTCACCTGCGCCGGGCATGCCGCCGGTGTATGTGCCTCCTGCTGGACAGCCGGTGAACACGCCACCGCCTCGTTAGCGAAAAGAAGTGGGGCAGGTAAGCCTGTTCCACTTCCTGCTATTCCTTTGCGCCTGCTTTCAGCAGCAGTTGCTCCGCTTCCTTGCGGTTATACTTGCGTGCAAGCGCAAGCGGTGTATCCCCACCATTTGTCTTCACGTCCACCCTGGCACCCTTTTTGAGCAGCAGTTCAACCACCTTTGGCTCGCCGAACATTGCCGCCAGGGTCAGCGGCGTCTCTCCGAAGTTGTTGGTGGCGTTCACATCCGCCCCGCGCTCGATGAGCAGGATGGCAATCTCTCGCTCGTTGTCGGAAAGAGCATACATCAGTGGAGTTCTGCCGTTGGAGTCGCTGGCGTTGATGTCTGCCCCTTTGTCCAGAAGGGCAACCAGCACCTCGCTCTGCGCCCGCTGACGGGGATTAGCCGCCATCATTAACGCAGTCACACCGTACTTGTCGGCGGCGTTCACATCTGCCCCGCGCTCCAGCAAGAGCTGTACGACCGGTAGTGAGCCGTTCATGGCTGCCCAGATGAGAGGGGTCTTGCCATGTTCATCGCGGGCGTTCGGGCTAATACCTCGGTCTAACAGAGCGCGGATAGTATCCACGTCACCCCGTGCGGCGGCCAGGAATATCTCTCTCTCACCCTGTCTGCGTGAAATACCCCAGAGAAGGACTGCCGCGACCACCACTACACCGATTATCACTGCGACCGTGCGCCACATGCCTTCCTCCCGTTCGCGATTTGCGATGATAAACCGTTCGATACTCAGGTAATCATGTCCTTGCTGAGGTGTCCGGTGAAATTGGTATATCGCACACGCAACACGCTGTGTTCATCCCACTCCAGCAGGGTGATGGCACCGTTGAAGTGGGTGAAGCGGGTGTGGGGGGTGGTTCCGGTAAAGGCGCATACCAGCCGCGAGCCGAATGTGCCATGCGTGACGATGACGATATTGTTCTCTTCCCGCACACCGAAGCGTCGGAGTACCTCTTTGGCTACGCGCTGTGCGCGCTCCCACATCTGCTCGCGTGTTTCCAGCTCTT is part of the Bacillota bacterium genome and encodes:
- a CDS encoding DUF1559 domain-containing protein, which produces MKRQAFTLIELLVVIAIIAILAAILFPVFAQAREKARQATCTSNMKQIATAWLMYSQDYDETGSPMWVKSNLRTGCGGSGDLINPNFRAPYSGTPWGQYWPDLIYPYVKAGRAANYDAAGNPISKGNRAVFTCPSGDSRLTIPGGTSGWGSLTYGINQSYVNYDPINPESAWNAPGGGPDFLCGQDPGCQSWGWGCSKGATIAKLTNPADTIMFMEGLVGAGPGWFGGCCSLDNYPGTRETVMAGMAAAYPAEGGFPAGYHPNRPLKRQRLDGVGSFWDYASGTLNDDGTVMPVPLSNDRVLYVHNGVANFVFADGHVKAQRVTYMRQHTASSH
- a CDS encoding ankyrin repeat domain-containing protein, with the translated sequence MWRTVAVIIGVVVVAAVLLWGISRRQGEREIFLAAARGDVDTIRALLDRGISPNARDEHGKTPLIWAAMNGSLPVVQLLLERGADVNAADKYGVTALMMAANPRQRAQSEVLVALLDKGADINASDSNGRTPLMYALSDNEREIAILLIERGADVNATNNFGETPLTLAAMFGEPKVVELLLKKGARVDVKTNGGDTPLALARKYNRKEAEQLLLKAGAKE
- a CDS encoding histidine phosphatase family protein; the protein is MRIYIIRHGQSTNNAGHTLLDDPPLTPLGRRQMKRVAKWLAEEPGAMHWLFTSPLLRAQQSAAILAQVLELEPETWDDLREYEEELETREQMWERAQRVAKEVLRRFGVREENNIVIVTHGTFGSRLVCAFTGTTPHTRFTHFNGAITLLEWDEHSVLRVRYTNFTGHLSKDMIT